A genomic stretch from Bos javanicus breed banteng chromosome 3, ARS-OSU_banteng_1.0, whole genome shotgun sequence includes:
- the LOC133245162 gene encoding olfactory receptor 5J3-like produces the protein MASVTPLEMNNQTDVTEFIFLGFSNHPNLQGLFFLIFLVIYLTTLLGNTLIITSTRISSALHTPMYYFLSNLSFLDICYTSTTIPVMLMNFFQEKKTISYDSCLSQIFFLVTCAGAECVLLAAMAYDRYVAICHPLQYPVLMSVKVCVFLVTGSWLCGLVNSVTHTVLATTLTLCGPNQISHFLCDIPFLLKLSCSDTSLNEFVLHVASATIGLSPCLFTAVSYILIISAILRIPSAQGRSKAFSTCASHLTVVVVFYGTANFNYDRPREGYSLDMDILVSVLFCVMTPMLNPIIYSLRNKEVKCALRKLVGGYTFLGNILSRGQWSSN, from the coding sequence CTGTGACACCACTTGAAATGAACAATCAAACAGATGTCACTGAATTTATCTTCTTGGGATTTTCCAACCACCCCAACCTACAGGGCTTGTTCTTCCTGATCTTCCTGGTCATTTATCTGACAACCCTCCTTGGGAACACACTCATAATAACATCTACCAGGATCAGTTCTGCTCTCCACACTCCAATGTATTACTTTCTGAGCAACTTGAGCTTCTTGGACATCTGCTACACATCCACCACCATTCCAGTTATGCTAATGAACTTCTTCCAGGAGAAGAAGACCATCTCCTATGACAGCTGCCTTTCCCAGATCTTTTTCCTCGTGACATGTGCTGGTGCTGAATGTGTATTACTGGCAGCTATGGCTTATGATCGTTATGTAGCCATCTGCCACCCTCTTCAATATCCAGTTCTCATGAGTGTAAAGGTCTGTGTTTTTTTGGTGACTGGGTCCTGGCTATGTGGGTTGGTGAATTCTGTGACACACACAGTGTTGGCAACCACACTCACTCTATGTGGACCCAACCAGATCAGTCACTTTCTCTGTGACATCCCATTCCTCCTAAAGCTGTCCTGCTCTGACACCTCTCTCAATGAGTTTGTGCTTCATGTGGCCAGTGCCACCATTGGCCTGAGCCCCTGCCTGTTTACTGCTGTGTCCTACATACTTATCATCTCTGCCATCCTTAGGATTCCCTCTGCTCAGGGAAGGAGCAAGGCCTTTTCTACCTGTGCCTCCCACctcactgtggtggtggttttttatGGAACAGCCAACTTCAACTATGACAGACCCAGAGAAGGCTACTCCCTAGATATGGACATCCTAGTCTCTGTACTGTTCTGTGTTATGACCCCCATGTTAAACCCCATTATCTACAGCTTGAGAAACAAGGAAGTCAAATGTGCCCTGAGGAAGCTAGTTGGAGGGTATACGTTCCTTGGCAATATTTTGTCTAGAGGTCAATGGTCTTCAAACTAG